From the genome of Cognaticolwellia beringensis, one region includes:
- the add gene encoding adenosine deaminase encodes MNNSQLPLIDLHRHLDGNIRPKTIWALAQQHNIVLPETNFEAFIPHVQVQGSESDLLAFLSKLDWGVAVLKTLDDCKRIAYENVEDAFNAGIHYAELRFSPYYMAMNNNLVIADVVAAVIDGVNAACKVYDVKINLIGILSRTFGVEKCQAELDALLAHKQHLVAVDLAGDEYNYPGELFVEHFKQVQKAQLNATIHAGEAAGPESIWQAINQLHAKRIGHGVACHRDEKIMDYMLEHNIAIESCLTSNFQTGTIKDLSQHPIKGFLARGLLVCLNTDDPGVQGIELKNEYNIARNTLGFNDKDIKQLQENSLKASFLSDSEKAALKQKVLVNN; translated from the coding sequence ATGAATAACTCTCAACTTCCACTCATTGATTTACACCGACATTTAGACGGTAATATTCGCCCTAAAACTATCTGGGCATTAGCACAACAACATAACATTGTTCTGCCTGAAACTAACTTCGAAGCTTTTATACCTCATGTACAAGTACAAGGGAGTGAAAGTGATTTATTAGCTTTCCTCAGTAAACTTGACTGGGGCGTTGCTGTGCTTAAAACGTTAGATGATTGTAAACGCATAGCCTATGAAAACGTTGAAGATGCTTTTAACGCGGGTATCCATTACGCTGAATTACGTTTTTCACCCTACTATATGGCAATGAACAACAACCTAGTCATTGCGGATGTGGTTGCTGCCGTTATAGATGGTGTTAATGCCGCCTGTAAAGTATACGACGTAAAAATTAACCTTATTGGTATTTTAAGTCGTACCTTTGGTGTAGAAAAATGCCAAGCTGAATTAGACGCCCTGTTGGCACATAAACAACATTTAGTTGCAGTTGATTTAGCCGGTGACGAATACAATTACCCAGGTGAATTGTTTGTTGAGCACTTCAAGCAAGTACAAAAAGCACAACTGAACGCCACTATTCATGCAGGTGAAGCTGCTGGGCCAGAAAGTATATGGCAAGCAATAAACCAATTACACGCTAAACGAATTGGTCATGGTGTTGCATGTCATCGCGATGAAAAGATTATGGATTATATGCTCGAACATAATATCGCTATAGAATCTTGCCTTACCTCTAACTTTCAAACAGGTACAATCAAAGATTTAAGCCAACATCCTATCAAAGGCTTTCTAGCGCGTGGATTATTGGTTTGTTTAAATACTGATGACCCGGGTGTACAAGGTATTGAGCTAAAAAATGAATATAATATTGCACGTAATACATTAGGTTTTAATGATAAAGATATAAAGCAACTACAAGAGAACTCTCTTAAAGCGAGCTTTTTATCAGACAGCGAAAAGGCAGCATTAAAGCAAAAAGTGTTAGTTAACAACTAG
- the aroG gene encoding 3-deoxy-7-phosphoheptulonate synthase AroG, which produces MFEQTDDVRINNIKELLPPIALLERYPSSEQATKSVFSGRQAISNIFNNQDDRLLVVIGPCSIHDPKAALEYGERLVKLREKYQDTLEIVMRVYFEKPRTTVGWKGLINDPYMDNSFQLNDGLRIGRKLLLDLNNLGLPTAGEFLDMITPQYMADFMCWGAIGARTTESQVHRELASGLSCPVGFKNGTDGTIKVAIDAIGAASASHHFLSVTKYGHSAIVETTGNEDCHIILRGGRKTNFDAESVKTVTEQLDKSGLNTNIMIDFSHANSSKKFENQMLVCRDVCEQMSSGNKNIFGVMVESHLVEGRQDLAIGEKGTYGQSITDACIGWQDTETLLAELDQAVTNRRA; this is translated from the coding sequence ATGTTTGAGCAAACCGACGACGTTCGTATTAATAACATTAAAGAACTTTTACCTCCTATCGCCTTACTTGAGCGATATCCATCATCTGAGCAAGCAACAAAGTCGGTTTTTTCTGGCAGACAAGCCATTAGCAACATTTTTAATAACCAAGATGATCGTTTACTGGTGGTTATTGGTCCTTGTTCTATCCATGATCCTAAAGCGGCATTAGAATATGGTGAGCGACTTGTTAAATTACGTGAAAAATATCAAGACACACTAGAAATTGTTATGCGAGTTTACTTCGAAAAGCCAAGAACAACGGTCGGCTGGAAAGGGCTTATCAATGACCCTTATATGGATAATAGTTTCCAACTTAACGACGGTTTACGCATTGGCCGTAAGTTATTGCTCGATTTAAATAACTTAGGCTTACCTACAGCAGGTGAGTTTTTAGATATGATCACCCCACAATATATGGCTGATTTTATGTGTTGGGGCGCCATTGGTGCAAGAACGACAGAAAGCCAAGTGCATCGTGAACTAGCATCAGGGTTATCCTGTCCAGTAGGCTTTAAAAATGGCACAGATGGCACGATTAAAGTCGCTATTGATGCAATTGGTGCTGCTAGTGCCTCACATCATTTCCTTTCGGTTACTAAATATGGCCATTCAGCGATAGTTGAAACTACAGGTAATGAAGATTGCCATATTATTTTACGTGGTGGTAGAAAAACAAACTTTGATGCTGAAAGTGTTAAAACAGTGACAGAACAGCTAGATAAATCAGGTTTAAATACCAATATCATGATCGATTTTAGTCATGCTAACAGTAGTAAAAAGTTTGAAAATCAAATGTTAGTGTGTCGTGATGTTTGTGAACAAATGAGTAGCGGTAATAAAAATATTTTTGGTGTTATGGTAGAAAGTCACTTAGTTGAAGGCCGTCAAGACCTAGCTATAGGTGAGAAAGGCACTTACGGACAAAGCATTACTGATGCTTGTATCGGTTGGCAAGATACTGAAACGCTACTGGCTGAATTAGACCAAGCCGTAACCAATCGTAGGGCTTAA